A genomic window from Cyprinus carpio isolate SPL01 chromosome A2, ASM1834038v1, whole genome shotgun sequence includes:
- the LOC109094717 gene encoding uncharacterized protein LOC109094717, with protein MHPIYIMYCKMQCFVTDLVVSIACLALLWRCSIGGPVGARESPLNLTGKCNELARSLLWNVSAVLEMDHLFSGFDCSQQNAEVHLRRQTVSACTPQNSNCAHSAVLNIDENECLQRILEDLHYYRETLRAYSNPELTNSVVWSIDDLLQNCFSVSVMDISPAKVSVDHQKSFQERLQLCKVLKGFNLRTITINRVFNYILSK; from the exons atGCATCCTATTTacataatgtattgtaaaatgcaatgttttgttacAGACTTGGTCGTCAGCATTGCGTGCTTAGCTTTGCTGTGGAGATGTAGTATCGGCGGTCCGGTCGGAGCACGTGAATCACCATTGAACCTCACTGGAAAGTGCAACGAGCTTGCGCGCTCACTGCTCTGGAACGTGTCAGCGGTGCTCGAGATG GACCACCTGTTCAGCGGGTTTGACTGCTCACAGCAAAACGCAGAGGTGCATCTCAGGAGGCAAACAGTGTCTGCTTGCACACCACAG AACTCTAACTGCGCTCACAGTGCAGTTCTAAATATTGATGAG AATGAATGCCTACAGAGAATTCTAGAAGATCTCCACTACTATCGGGAGACATTGAGAGCTTACTCTAACCCAGAGCTCACCAATAGTGTAGTTTGGAGCATTGATGACCTCCTGCAG AACTGCTTCTCTGTCTCTGTGATGGACATCTCTCCAGCCAAG gtGTCTGTGGATCATCAAAAATCTTTTCAAGAACGACTGCAGCTGTGCAAAGTCCTAAAGGGTTTTAACCTTcgaacaataacaataaatcgTGTTTTCAACTACATTTTGTCAAAATAG